GTGCTTGCCGAAGGACCAGTGGTGATAGTTAACCGGCATGCCCACCGAGGCATAGGCGTCCATCATCTGCTCGGCGGTGATGATCTCGACCTGCACCGGATAGGTGTCGAGCCTGTACAGCGCGGCCACGCGGGCGAGTTCCTCGTTGTAGCGGTCGATGGCCTCGACGGTCCATTCCGACCCTGAGGGCAACGGTGCCTTGGCGGCGCGGCGGCTACCGGAACGTGAGCGGGGAGTGGTGGTCTTCATGCGATCGTCTTCTTGAACAGTTCGCGGAACACCGGGTAGATGTCGGCCGGCGACTCGATGCGCTGCATCGCGAAGTTGTCGTGCGCGGCCTCGAGCTTGGCGTACTCGCGCCACAGGTTCTGCGGATCGCCCGCGGTGATCTCGACGTAGGCGAAGTACTGGCAGAACGGCAGGATCCCGGTGTCGAGCAGGCGGCCGCAGATCGGCGAGTCGTTGTCCCAGTTGTCGCCGTCGGAGGCCTGCGCACCGTAGATGTTCCACTGTCCGTCGGCATAGCGTTCGTGGAGGATGGCGCGCATGAGTTCGAGCGCGCTCGAGACCACCGTGCCGCCCGATTCGCGCGAGTGGAAGAACTCGTCCTCGTCCACTTCCTTGGCCACCGTGTGGTGGCGGATGAACACCACCTCGATGTGCTCGTAGCTGCGCGTCAGGAACAGGTAGAGCAGCATGAAGAAGCGCTTGGCCATGGACTTGCGCTCTTCGTCCATGGACCCGGAGACGTCCATGACGCAGAACATCACCGCCTGGGTGGTCGGGCGCGGCACCTTGATGCGGTTGTTGTAGCGCAGGTCGAAACTGTCGATGAAGGGGATGCGCTCGACCTTCGCGCGCAGCACGGCGAGTTCCTCGCGCAGCGCCCGTACCTCCGCGCTGTCCTCTCCGAGCCGGGCGAGCGTCTCGTCGAGCGCCTGCTGGAGCTCGCGGATGCGTGCCGCGTAAGGCGAGCCGAGTGCGAGGCGGCGCCCGAGCGCGCCGCGCATCGAGCGGATGATGTTGATGTTGGCCGGCGTGCCGTCGGACTTGAATCCGGCGCGCTGGGTCTTGTAGTCGGTGACCTTGGCGAGTTGGGTGCGAATCAGGCGGGGGAGCTCGAGGTCCTCGAAGAAGAGGTCGAGAAACTCCTCGCGCGAGAGCTGGAACACGAAATCGTCCTCGTGCTCGCCCTCGTTGCTCGCCTTGCCCTTGCCGCTCCCGTCACCGCCGCCGCCGAGCGGACGCTTGATGCGGTCGCCGGCGCTGAACTGGTCGTTGCCGGGGAAGACCTGCTCCCACACGCCGCCCTTGCCATGATGCAGCGACGGTTCGGACAGGTCGCGGGCGGGAATCGAGATCTGCTCGCCGTTCTCGAGATCGCGGATCGAGCGACCATGGATGGCCTCCGATACCGCCTTGCGGATCTGCTGCTTGAAGCGACGCATGAAGCGCTGGCGGTTGACCGCGCTCTTGTTCTTGCTGTCGAAGCGTCGATCGATGATGCGGACCATGGCTGCTCCCTGTGGCGGAGCGACCGCGCTGCGCCCGGCAGCGCGGTCGCTGCGGATGGCTCAGGACGACTTGCGCACGCGCAGGTACCACTCGCACAGCAGGCGAACCTGCTTCTCGGTATAGCCCTTGTCGATCATGCGGTTGACGAAGTCCTGGTGCTTCCTCTGCTCGTCGGCGCTGGCCTTGGCGTTGAAGCTGATGACCGGCAGCAGGTCCTCGGTGTTGGAGAACATCTTCTTCTCGATCACCGCGCGCAGCTTCTCGTAGGAGGTCCAGCTCGGGTTGCGGCCGTCGTGCTTCGCGCGTGCGCGCAACACGAAGTTCACCACCTCGTTGCGGAAATCCTTCGGGTTGCTGATGCCGGCCGGCTTCTCGATCTTCTCCAACTCCTCGTTGAGCGCCGCACGATCGAGGATCTCGCCGGTGTTGGGGTCGCGGAATTCCTGGTCCTGGATCCAGAAGTCGGCGTAGATGACGTAGCGGTCGAAGATGTTCTGCCCGTATTCGGAGTAGCTCTCGAGGTAGGCGGTCTGGATCTCCTTGCCGATGAACTCGGCGTAGCGCGGGGCGAGGTACTCCTTGATGTAGCCCATGTAGCGCGCTTCGGTTTCGGCCGGGTACTGTTCGGCCTCGATCTGCTGCTCGAGCACGTACATCAGGTGCACCGGGTTGGCCGCGACCTCGCGGTGGTCGAAGTTGAAGACTTTCGACAACACCTTGAAGGCGAAGCGGGTGGAGAGCCCGGTCATGCCTTCGTCGACGCCGGCATAGTCGCGGTACTCCTGGTAGCTCTTGGCCTTGGGGTCGGTGTCCTTCAGGTTCTCGCCGTCATAGACGCGCATCTTGGAGAAGATGCTCGAGTTCTCGGGCTCCTTCAGGCGCGACAGCACGGCGAACTGGGCCATCATCTTCAGCGTGTCGGGCGCGCACGGGGCTTCCGACAGCGAGCTGTGCACCAGCAGCTTCTCGTAGATGCGGATCTCGTCGGACACGCGCAGGCAGTAAGGCACCTTGACCGTGTAGATGCGGTCGAGGAAGGCCTCGTTGTTCTTGTTGTTCTTGAAGGCGACCCACTCGGACTCGTTCGAGTGCGCCATCACGATGCCGTCGAAGGGAATCGCGCCGAAGCCCTCGGTGCCCTTGTAGTTGCCCTCCTGGGTGGCGGTCAGCAAGGGGTGTAGCACCTTGATCGGTGCCTTGAACATTTCGACGAACTCCAGCAGGCCGCGGTTGGCGAGGCACAGGCCGCCGGAGTAGCTGTAGGCGTCGGGGTCGTCCTGTGAATACTGCTCGAGCTTGCGGATGTCGATCTTGCCGACCAGGGACGAGATGTCCTGGTTGTTCTCGTCGCCCGGCTCGGTCTTCGCCACCGCGACCTGGCGCAGCACCGAGGGGTTGAGCTTGACCACGCGGAACTTCGTGATGTCGCCGCCGAATTCATGCAGACGCTTGACCGCCCACGGGCTCATGATCGTGTTGAGGTAGCGGCGCGGGATCCCGAAGTCGCCCTCGAGGATGTGGGCGTCCTCGGCGGCGTTGAAGAGGCCGAGAGGCGATTCGTGCACCGGCGAGCCCTTGATCGCATAGAAGGGCACCTTCTCGATCAGGCTCTTGAGCTTCTCCGCAAGCGAGGACTTGCCGCCGCCCACCGGGCCGAGGAGGTAGAGGATCTGCTTCTTCTCTTCCAGGCCCTGCGCGGCATGGCGGAAATACGACACGATGTGCTCGATGACCTCTTCCATGCCGTAGAAGTCGCGGAACGCCGGGTAGAGCTTGATGATCTTGTTCGAGAAGATTCGCGACAGCCGCGGATCGAGCCGGGTGTCGACCAGTTCCGGTTCGCCGATCGCACTGAGCATGCGCTCGGCCGCCGTGGCATAGGCCATTGGGTCGCTGCGGCACAGTTCGAGGTAGTCCTGCAGCGACATTTCCTCTTCGCGGGCTGCCTCGAAGCGCGCCTGATAGGCATTGAAGATGGACATGGAGATCTCCTCGTCGAGCGATAGGTGGCGACGCCGGACCGCGCCCGCCAGACTCCTGTGCACTGCCGTTCGTCATGGTGGCGGTGCCGTCCGCTTGCCCCGCAGGCAGGGGCCTGGAGACGTTGCGAATCTTGATGCTGAGAACCACGGGCCCTGCGTGAGTTCCATGTATCGCACGGTTTTACATGTCCTTGCGTGTGATTGATCACGGCCGATTTCATGCTTCGGGCGGACCGCAGGTGCTGTGCTAGAATCTTCGACTTCGTTCATCGCGCTCACGCTGGCGAAATGCGTCTCCCGCTTCGGCGAGGGGCCTTGAACCGCGGGTGGGAGCTGTTTTTTCAAGACTTCTCAGGATCGATTTAATGGAGCAGAACCAGGTAACCCCGAGCGCGCTCGAGCGCCGTATCGACATCGCCGTTTCGCTGGCGGACATCGAGAAGGAGGTGGATGCCCGCCTCAAGCGCATGGCGCGCACGGTGAAGATGCCTGGGTTCCGCCCGGGCAAGGTGCCGATGAAGATCGTCGCCCAGACGCACGGTGGCCAGGCGCGTGGCGAGGCGGTCGGTGCTGCGGTCGAGAAGGCATTCGGCGAGAAGGTGCGCGCAGACAACCTGCGCGTCGCCGGCTACCCGCAGATCCAGCCCAAGGAGGCTGCCAGCGAGGGTACGCTCGAGTTCACCGCGACCTTCGAGGTCTATCCCGAGGTGGTCGTGGGCGACCTCGCCGGTCACAAGATCGAGCGTCCGGCGCTG
This region of Thauera sp. JM12B12 genomic DNA includes:
- a CDS encoding PrkA family serine protein kinase, with amino-acid sequence MSIFNAYQARFEAAREEEMSLQDYLELCRSDPMAYATAAERMLSAIGEPELVDTRLDPRLSRIFSNKIIKLYPAFRDFYGMEEVIEHIVSYFRHAAQGLEEKKQILYLLGPVGGGKSSLAEKLKSLIEKVPFYAIKGSPVHESPLGLFNAAEDAHILEGDFGIPRRYLNTIMSPWAVKRLHEFGGDITKFRVVKLNPSVLRQVAVAKTEPGDENNQDISSLVGKIDIRKLEQYSQDDPDAYSYSGGLCLANRGLLEFVEMFKAPIKVLHPLLTATQEGNYKGTEGFGAIPFDGIVMAHSNESEWVAFKNNKNNEAFLDRIYTVKVPYCLRVSDEIRIYEKLLVHSSLSEAPCAPDTLKMMAQFAVLSRLKEPENSSIFSKMRVYDGENLKDTDPKAKSYQEYRDYAGVDEGMTGLSTRFAFKVLSKVFNFDHREVAANPVHLMYVLEQQIEAEQYPAETEARYMGYIKEYLAPRYAEFIGKEIQTAYLESYSEYGQNIFDRYVIYADFWIQDQEFRDPNTGEILDRAALNEELEKIEKPAGISNPKDFRNEVVNFVLRARAKHDGRNPSWTSYEKLRAVIEKKMFSNTEDLLPVISFNAKASADEQRKHQDFVNRMIDKGYTEKQVRLLCEWYLRVRKSS
- a CDS encoding YeaH/YhbH family protein; its protein translation is MVRIIDRRFDSKNKSAVNRQRFMRRFKQQIRKAVSEAIHGRSIRDLENGEQISIPARDLSEPSLHHGKGGVWEQVFPGNDQFSAGDRIKRPLGGGGDGSGKGKASNEGEHEDDFVFQLSREEFLDLFFEDLELPRLIRTQLAKVTDYKTQRAGFKSDGTPANINIIRSMRGALGRRLALGSPYAARIRELQQALDETLARLGEDSAEVRALREELAVLRAKVERIPFIDSFDLRYNNRIKVPRPTTQAVMFCVMDVSGSMDEERKSMAKRFFMLLYLFLTRSYEHIEVVFIRHHTVAKEVDEDEFFHSRESGGTVVSSALELMRAILHERYADGQWNIYGAQASDGDNWDNDSPICGRLLDTGILPFCQYFAYVEITAGDPQNLWREYAKLEAAHDNFAMQRIESPADIYPVFRELFKKTIA